The following are encoded together in the Lathyrus oleraceus cultivar Zhongwan6 chromosome 3, CAAS_Psat_ZW6_1.0, whole genome shotgun sequence genome:
- the LOC127130403 gene encoding uncharacterized protein LOC127130403: protein MAGMEFNNIILRGGKPGERQNKILQRLQTREILVTRFLQPNVLLFFVFVSDKLTHHYVTRANHQRRMDHLEQEKQELKEEVPRLTALMESVIAAQNQPSPTPATPHQRTVISEVVSTSVPVIPSIQSTPAMRTRFPWGMPPNFMLEVPVQQQQQQQCTHNNHNYNNNQHNNFERKKGEPSHDMENFYQLKYEVHKLIKSVMVSFEDRAPNVKANPLPVHGNSSVDMVYRCPGNFRVFGVRRIQRSLVEMHRTICFVSDCEHDHDGCVIYSVNPRGCMIVKSDIQKLIDEGVIQIIHPRDMGNDVNVIVPGPVPYAFDKVVPYKYNATIIENGQEVHLPAANSVVSVPYVVKVTHNGRVFGPVPPKVVEDVVKSEFNILEQLLQTPSKISVLSLLMNSEAHREALQKVLEQAYGEQDVTVDQFDHIIASITSCNNLSFCDEELHGEDKNHNLSLHISINCKEDSLSNVLVDTGSSLNLLPKSTLARLSYQGAPMRYNSVVVKAFDGSRKNVIGEVNLLVKIGPSEFQITFQVMDIHPTYNCLLGRTWIHEAGDVTSTLHQKLKFVKNGKLVVVGGEKALLASHLSSFSYVKVEEELRTLFQALSIVDEVQNTGASMSYLKDAKEVVQVGGIDKWGRVV from the exons GTTTCTTCAGCCAAATGTCTTACTGTTCTTCGTCTTTGTAtcagacaagctgactcatcactacGTTACTCGAGCTAATCATCAAAGAAgaatggatcatttggaacaagagaaacAAGAGCTCAAGGAAGAAGTTCCTAGGCTTACTGCTCTGATGGAGTCTGTcattgctgctcagaatcaaccatctccaactcctgcaactcctcatCAAAGGACTGTCATCTCTGAGGTCGTTTCAACATCAGTGCCTGTAATTCCTTCCATCCAGTCTACACCAGCTATGCGTaccagattcccgtggggaatgcctccgaacttTATGCTTGAAG taccagttcaacaacaacaacaacaacaatgtacCCATAACAATCATAACTACAATAACAATCAACATAataattttgagaggaagaag gggGAGCCTAGCCATGATATGGAAAATTTCTACCAATTGAAGTACGAGGTCCATAAGTTGATCAAGAGTGTTATGGTTtcctttgaggatcgtgcgcCAAATGTTAAAGCTAATCCATTGCCAGTTCATGGCAATTCTTCTGTGGATATGGTATATCGCTGTCCTGGTAATTTCAGGGTGTTTGGTGTTCGTCGTATTCAAAGGTCTTTGGTAGAGATGCATAGAACCATATGTTTCGtcagtgattgtgaacatgaccatgatggttgtgttatctACAGTGTTAATCCACGagggtgtatgattgtcaagagcGACATTCAGAAATTGATAGATGAAGGTGTTATTCAGATTATTCATCCCAGAGATATGGgtaatgatgtgaatgttattgtgCCA ggtccagtcccgtatgcattCGATAAAGTTGTACCTTATAAGTATAATGCTACTATAATTGAGAATGGGCAAGAGGTTCATCTTCCCGCAGCAAATTCAGTAGTGAGTGTTCCATATGTTGTTAAAGTGACCCATAACGGTCGTGTATTTGGCCCAGTACCTCCAAAGGTTGTGGAGGATGTTGTG aagagtgagtttaatattTTGGAGCAACTTCtccaaactccatcaaagatctctgtcttgtctttgctgaTGAACTCTGAGGCACATCGAGAGGCGTTGCAGAAGGTGCTTGAGCAAGCATATGGTGAGCAAGATGTCAcagtggatcaatttgatcatatcATCGCTAGTATCACTTcatgtaacaatttgagcttttgtgatgaagagcttcatGGGGAAGACAAAAATCATAACCTGTCCCTCCATATATCCATAAATTGTAAAGAAGATTCTTTGTCAAATGTTTTGGTAGACACCGGTTCGTCATTGAATTTGCTACCCAAATCCACTTTGGCAAGGTTGTCTTATCAGGGCGCACCCATGAGGTACAACAGTGTGGTGGTGaaagcgttcgacggttctcgtaaaaATGTCATCGGAGAAGTGAACCTTCTAGTTAAAATAGGCCCGAGTGAgttccagattacttttcaagtaatggacattcaCCCGACCTACAACTGTTTACTGGGAAGGACGTGGATTCACGAAGCTGGTGACGTCACGTCGACTTTGCATCAGAAACTTaaatttgttaagaatggaaAATTGGTTGttgtgggaggagagaaagcattgttggcaagccatttatcttccttcaGTTATGTCAAAGTTGAAGAAGAACTTAgaactctgttccaagctttatctatagttgaTGAAGTTCAGAATACTGGGGCATCCATGTCTTATCTAAAAGATGCAAAAGAAGTTGTTCAAGTTGGTGGCATTGACAAGTGGGGTCGTGTCGTATAA